In Candidatus Woesearchaeota archaeon, the genomic stretch CTGAGCCGCTTATTATTATTGATTCTTGAAATGCGGGGTTTATGTAAACTGCTGTTGCCATAGTTAATTTTTTTCTTTTTAAGGGCGGATCTATCAGACTTATGTTTACTGTGTTTCCCTGTTGCAATATCTCATATCTCAAATTGTCATTGTCGCCTAAATACCATTTGGTACTCTTGAGATTATGAGTTTCATTTTCGCAACTCAGATACATGCTATTATCAATTTTCTGGGTAAAGGCCACATAAATACGTTTAAGTAAATCTATAAGCTCTAAATTTCTTTTTTTAGGATCTTTTCTTTTTAGTTTGTATATGATTTTACTATTTTCTATATCAGATACCCATTGATCTATAGAACTCATTTTAATCTTTTCAAAAGACCTTTTTCTATGGCATTATCGATTATTTGCCCATATACATTTTCATCATACTTATCATATATTCTTTGTGCAGCAGTTTTTCTAAGCGTAGGATCATTTTTTACCCTTTCTTTCAGTCTGGGGGTTGAGGAAATTACATATACTATGTTGTCTAAATTCCTCATTATGTCCAAACCAGTCATTTCTGGCATCTGGTTATCTGTTAGTATCATGCTTACTTGTTCGCTGTGCTTATGGTAGAAATTTAATAATGTTTTTCCATCCATAAATTCCTTTACCTGATAGTTATTTTCGGTTATATAACCCATTTTATGGAATGCTGCAACCATTTTCTCTCTAAATTCAGGAGTATCGTCAGCTACTAAAATATATTCCAAAGCCATATAGAACAAGAATATTAATTATTATTTAAAATTTTACTATTTAGTTACTACAAAGTGATTAATCACCAAAAGTAGATGAGTAGGAATGATTCCATCTTTCTTGACTTACTCCGGCATATCTTTGTGTGATTATTTGAACTTGTTTTCTTCTTTCCTTTCTTTGATTCTCTATTTTACGTACCCGTGATGCTAAATCAACTATTTGGTTCCTATGGTGATTTTCAATAGGCAGCTTTTTTCTATTTTTGGATAACCTCTTCATTGTAATGAAAGCTGCATTTTCAAATGCAATGTATATATTATTTTGAAGCATGCTTTCTTTAAAGGTGAGGCAGAGATTTTCCTTAAGTCTATCTGGAAAATCATTCTTTAGAACTATCTTAAATAATTTTGACATTTCCCCAAGTAGTTGCTTTTCTGAATCTCTTTCATCCCTATACAATCTGGAAAGAGCCTTAAATGCAAATATTTGATCTTGATAAGGATTATTGGCATACATATTATGATATGCTATCATGCTGGCTACAATTTTCCCTCTTGTGTATTCTTCTTCACCAAATCCGTCTCCTGAAACATTCAGAACGCCTCTGATCATGCCTTGATAATCGGTTGCGGGAATCACCATAAATGAATTTCCTTTTCTTGATGATCGTAATTCATAATCAGA encodes the following:
- a CDS encoding response regulator, with amino-acid sequence MALEYILVADDTPEFREKMVAAFHKMGYITENNYQVKEFMDGKTLLNFYHKHSEQVSMILTDNQMPEMTGLDIMRNLDNIVYVISSTPRLKERVKNDPTLRKTAAQRIYDKYDENVYGQIIDNAIEKGLLKRLK